A genomic stretch from Chitinophaga lutea includes:
- a CDS encoding YncE family protein, with amino-acid sequence MKRLLIPALGLALIIAGCRKNDKPADPVQPEAGYLRLVVSDVDKAQITVVEPLSKKTTVYPVKAAQPTLYATSTGQFAAVLSRAANTVEFFNSGIEKHGGHLHVHNPEMAAQKFTEAGPTHFYAYNGLNAIFNDGTGSLSLFKDSELEGAAGKVLPVATPHHGAMVIFDDQTIAVTQKDGSVSGTLPERVKIIDRFGTVLHQSTIATKGIHGDAGNGKTAAFGSPDGILLVAQNGEQSLVPYPADFGTAWIGTVLGNKALPHFFGYVSLGLYKIDPATKKITLVLKNENNNIHQYMLDEEGKNLYVLLTDGTLKIFDAGSAQLKKEGKITTAIPAGATAAQKPYFAVSRKCVYVTDQGAGHVKMFEAATLRELSAIPVGNKPFKLIVVGDQEGLQAGDD; translated from the coding sequence ATGAAAAGATTACTAATTCCCGCGCTGGGCCTGGCTTTGATCATAGCAGGCTGCCGGAAGAACGACAAACCTGCTGACCCTGTTCAACCCGAAGCGGGCTACCTCCGCCTGGTGGTATCTGACGTAGACAAGGCCCAGATCACCGTGGTGGAGCCGCTTTCCAAAAAAACCACGGTGTACCCGGTGAAAGCCGCGCAACCCACCCTGTACGCCACCAGCACCGGCCAGTTTGCGGCCGTCCTCAGCAGAGCGGCCAACACGGTTGAGTTTTTCAATTCGGGCATTGAAAAGCACGGCGGGCACCTGCATGTGCACAACCCGGAAATGGCGGCACAAAAATTCACGGAAGCCGGCCCCACCCACTTCTACGCCTACAACGGCCTCAATGCCATTTTCAACGACGGTACGGGCAGCCTCAGCCTGTTTAAAGACAGCGAGCTGGAAGGCGCGGCCGGCAAGGTACTGCCGGTGGCCACACCTCATCACGGCGCCATGGTCATTTTCGACGACCAGACGATTGCGGTGACGCAGAAAGACGGCTCGGTATCCGGCACCCTGCCGGAAAGGGTGAAGATCATCGACCGCTTCGGTACGGTACTGCACCAGTCCACCATCGCCACCAAAGGCATCCATGGCGATGCGGGCAACGGTAAAACGGCGGCCTTCGGCAGCCCCGACGGCATCCTGCTGGTAGCGCAGAACGGCGAGCAGTCGCTCGTGCCCTACCCGGCGGATTTCGGCACCGCCTGGATAGGCACCGTGCTCGGCAACAAGGCATTGCCGCACTTTTTCGGTTATGTATCGCTCGGCCTCTACAAAATCGACCCCGCCACGAAAAAAATCACCCTGGTACTGAAAAACGAAAACAATAACATTCACCAGTACATGCTCGACGAAGAGGGCAAAAATCTTTATGTACTGCTCACCGACGGTACGCTGAAAATATTCGACGCCGGCAGCGCACAGCTGAAAAAGGAAGGTAAGATAACAACGGCCATTCCCGCCGGCGCCACGGCCGCGCAGAAACCTTACTTCGCCGTATCGCGCAAATGCGTTTACGTGACCGACCAGGGCGCGGGCCATGTGAAAATGTTCGAAGCGGCCACGCTGCGCGAGCTCAGCGCCATCCCGGTGGGCAACAAACCATTCAAACTGATAGTAGTCGGCGACCAGGAAGGGCTCCAGGCCGGCGACGATTAA
- a CDS encoding TonB-dependent receptor produces MQVIKKIAWAAVLMQLMFAAAASAQCTIRLSGTVTDSETKQPLPGATIVIKENGLSVKSDDKGVYRLEGLCPGFYTLHISHIGCLPVEVAWQVSADERRNISLPHSVTQLQEVAVTGHAAKEVTTAPVESLSGKELEKTRGLTLGEALKKVNGVTSLTTGPNVSKPVINGLHSNRVLILNNGIRQEGQQWGSEHAPEVDPFLANKMVVIKGAGALRYGGDAIGGVVLVEPKALPVTPGLGGEVNFAGFSNNRLGAVSAIIEQQVPKLPGLSWRLQGTLRKGGNVKTPDYWLDNTGVEEYNFSGAIGWKKPQYGVELFYSQFNTNLGVFEGSHIGNREDLDNVIKQQRPLPEFTEGFSYDIERPYQHVEHELFKIKSYLNTGKAGRLNLVLARQFNYRDELDRKSALSVNKMNLNLTTYNAELLWDHFSWKGLRGTVGATGTYQENSYRSRLFIPNYESLQWGAFWTEKWESANQQWLVEGGIRYDNKQYYNLGDNAGAIHYPEQDYASISGSLGAQYRVTDNFHVSVNAARAWRPPGVNELYATGLHHGAAVYVDGDPYLKPEDAAKFNTTLHYDISDKLEADVNLYYNHISNFIFQQPTDSIVVTIRGAFPYTFYRQSDVTMKGMDAQVRWQFLPKWQLTSKASILRAYNETDNDWLINMPADRFENELSFTPGNYKAFKENYISVSVSNVLKQTRTPANLQDKNDPRGQDLLAPPSGYTLVGLEAGSTVHFGKQPVSFILGAANLLNTRYRDYLNFFRYFADEPGRNIYLKVKMPLQFGKKASI; encoded by the coding sequence ATGCAAGTGATTAAAAAAATCGCATGGGCGGCAGTGTTGATGCAATTGATGTTTGCAGCGGCCGCCAGTGCGCAATGTACCATCCGTTTGAGCGGGACGGTTACCGACAGTGAAACGAAACAGCCACTGCCGGGCGCCACCATCGTTATCAAGGAGAACGGGCTCTCCGTCAAAAGCGACGACAAAGGCGTTTACCGGCTGGAAGGGCTTTGTCCGGGTTTTTATACCCTTCACATCAGCCACATCGGCTGCCTGCCGGTGGAAGTAGCCTGGCAGGTGAGTGCAGACGAGCGCCGTAATATCTCCCTGCCGCACAGCGTCACGCAGTTGCAGGAAGTGGCCGTTACCGGTCACGCCGCCAAAGAAGTGACCACCGCGCCGGTAGAATCACTCAGCGGGAAGGAACTGGAAAAAACGAGGGGGCTCACGCTCGGGGAAGCGCTGAAAAAAGTGAACGGCGTTACCTCGCTCACCACCGGGCCGAACGTATCCAAGCCCGTGATCAACGGCCTGCACAGCAACCGCGTGCTGATCCTCAACAACGGCATCCGCCAGGAAGGCCAGCAATGGGGCTCGGAACATGCGCCGGAAGTGGACCCGTTCCTCGCCAATAAAATGGTGGTGATCAAAGGCGCGGGCGCGCTTCGCTACGGTGGCGATGCGATCGGCGGCGTGGTGCTCGTGGAACCGAAAGCGCTGCCCGTAACGCCGGGCCTCGGCGGTGAGGTGAACTTCGCCGGTTTTTCCAACAACAGGCTGGGCGCCGTGTCGGCCATCATCGAACAGCAGGTGCCCAAACTGCCGGGCCTCAGCTGGCGGTTGCAGGGTACGCTGCGCAAAGGCGGCAACGTAAAAACGCCGGATTACTGGCTCGATAATACCGGCGTGGAGGAATACAATTTCTCCGGCGCCATCGGCTGGAAAAAACCGCAGTACGGCGTTGAACTGTTCTACAGTCAGTTCAACACCAACCTCGGCGTATTCGAAGGTTCCCACATCGGCAACCGCGAAGACCTCGACAACGTGATCAAACAACAGCGCCCCCTGCCGGAATTCACCGAAGGGTTTTCATATGATATCGAAAGGCCATACCAGCATGTGGAGCACGAGCTGTTCAAAATCAAAAGTTACCTGAACACCGGGAAAGCCGGCCGCCTCAACCTGGTGCTGGCCCGCCAGTTCAATTACCGCGATGAGCTGGACCGTAAATCCGCCCTCTCCGTCAACAAAATGAACCTGAATCTCACCACCTACAACGCTGAGTTGCTCTGGGATCATTTCAGCTGGAAAGGGCTGCGCGGCACCGTCGGCGCTACCGGCACCTACCAGGAGAACAGCTACCGCAGCAGGCTTTTTATCCCGAATTACGAGAGCCTGCAATGGGGGGCGTTCTGGACGGAGAAATGGGAAAGCGCCAACCAGCAATGGCTGGTGGAAGGCGGTATCCGCTACGACAACAAACAGTACTATAACCTGGGCGACAACGCCGGTGCGATCCATTATCCCGAACAGGATTATGCCAGCATCTCCGGCTCGCTCGGCGCACAATACCGCGTTACCGATAACTTTCACGTGTCGGTGAATGCCGCCCGCGCCTGGCGCCCGCCCGGTGTGAACGAACTGTATGCCACCGGCCTGCACCACGGCGCGGCGGTGTATGTGGACGGCGATCCGTACCTGAAACCGGAAGACGCCGCCAAGTTCAACACCACCCTGCACTACGATATCAGCGACAAACTGGAGGCAGATGTGAACCTGTATTACAACCACATCAGCAACTTCATTTTCCAGCAGCCGACAGACAGTATCGTGGTCACCATCCGCGGTGCGTTCCCTTACACGTTTTACCGCCAGTCCGACGTCACCATGAAAGGCATGGACGCGCAGGTGCGCTGGCAGTTCCTCCCGAAATGGCAGCTCACTTCCAAAGCCTCCATTCTGCGGGCTTACAACGAAACCGATAACGACTGGCTGATCAATATGCCCGCCGACCGGTTCGAGAACGAGCTGAGTTTTACGCCGGGGAACTACAAAGCGTTTAAGGAAAATTATATATCCGTTAGCGTTAGTAACGTGCTGAAGCAGACACGCACGCCCGCGAACCTCCAGGACAAAAACGATCCACGCGGCCAGGACCTGCTGGCGCCGCCCTCCGGGTACACGCTGGTGGGTTTGGAAGCCGGCAGTACGGTGCATTTCGGCAAGCAGCCCGTGTCGTTTATTCTCGGCGCTGCCAACCTGCTGAACACCCGGTACCGCGATTACCTGAACTTCTTCCGCTACTTCGCGGACGAGCCGGGCCGTAACATTTATCTCAAAGTAAAGATGCCCCTCCAGTTTGGAAAGAAAGCATCCATTTAA
- a CDS encoding DUF1501 domain-containing protein, translating into MKRRDFLKYTAPAAILPSFINGFSVKAFGASPLLAALQGAAEENDHVLVMIQLNGGNDGLNMVIPRDQYGKYQAARTNIAIPEGRVLALAGQTKTGLHPAMTGIRDLYNDGHVGIIHSVGYPSPNFSHFRATDIWLTGSDANEVLPTGWGGRYLETQYPGFPVGYPNADMPDPLAIQIGSVVSPAFQGTDVNMGMAVTSATDFYNLLNGVEDPVPNTKAGKELKYIRLIQKQTNRFADAIKLAASKVTNQGAYPANNHLAQQLKIVARLVAGGLKTRLYMVSIGGFDTHASQTNSGDTTTGSHAKLLGDVSSAVKAFMDDLKGLKKSQRVVGMTFSEFGRRIRSNGSMGTDHGASAPMIIFGDYVNQQVLGNTPTMPDSAGASDNVPMQYDFRSVYASLLEQWFCVKSTDLNHIMLRNYQSLPLVNGLACGVVTNIPGINDGLQFITNYPNPFSAKTTIAYKTKGGHTMIQVFDTMGRLISTPVDKVHAAGDYTIPFDGERLANGVYYARLQNGPIQQVRSMLKVR; encoded by the coding sequence ATGAAACGTAGAGACTTCCTCAAGTATACCGCTCCGGCAGCCATCCTGCCATCCTTCATCAACGGTTTTTCCGTGAAGGCTTTCGGCGCTTCGCCTTTGCTGGCGGCCCTGCAGGGCGCAGCTGAAGAAAACGACCACGTGCTCGTGATGATCCAGCTGAACGGCGGCAACGACGGGCTCAACATGGTGATCCCGCGCGACCAGTACGGCAAATACCAGGCTGCGCGCACCAATATCGCCATCCCCGAAGGCCGCGTGCTGGCGCTCGCCGGGCAAACCAAAACCGGCTTGCACCCGGCCATGACAGGCATCCGCGATCTGTATAACGACGGGCATGTGGGCATCATCCACAGCGTGGGGTACCCTTCGCCCAACTTCTCGCATTTCCGCGCCACCGACATCTGGCTCACCGGTTCCGATGCCAACGAAGTGCTGCCGACGGGCTGGGGAGGCCGTTACCTCGAAACGCAATACCCCGGTTTCCCCGTGGGATATCCCAACGCGGATATGCCCGACCCGCTGGCCATCCAGATCGGCTCCGTGGTGTCGCCCGCATTCCAGGGAACGGACGTGAACATGGGGATGGCCGTGACCAGCGCCACCGATTTCTACAACCTGCTCAACGGGGTGGAAGACCCCGTGCCCAACACCAAAGCGGGCAAAGAGCTGAAATATATCCGCCTCATCCAGAAACAAACCAACCGGTTTGCCGATGCGATCAAACTGGCGGCTTCCAAAGTGACCAACCAGGGCGCTTACCCGGCCAACAACCACCTGGCCCAACAATTGAAAATTGTGGCGCGCCTCGTGGCGGGCGGGCTCAAAACGCGCCTGTACATGGTGAGCATCGGCGGGTTCGACACACACGCCAGCCAGACCAACAGCGGCGATACCACCACCGGTTCGCACGCCAAACTGCTGGGTGACGTATCGTCTGCCGTAAAAGCCTTCATGGACGACCTGAAAGGCCTCAAAAAATCGCAGCGCGTGGTAGGGATGACCTTCTCCGAGTTTGGCCGCCGCATCCGCTCCAACGGCAGTATGGGCACCGACCACGGCGCCAGCGCTCCCATGATCATTTTCGGCGACTATGTGAACCAGCAGGTGCTCGGCAATACGCCCACCATGCCGGACTCCGCCGGGGCTTCGGACAATGTGCCCATGCAGTACGATTTCCGCTCCGTATACGCGTCGCTGTTAGAACAGTGGTTCTGTGTGAAAAGCACCGACCTCAACCACATCATGCTGCGCAACTACCAGAGCCTTCCGCTCGTGAACGGGCTGGCCTGCGGGGTGGTGACCAACATTCCCGGCATCAACGACGGGCTGCAGTTCATCACCAACTATCCCAATCCTTTCTCCGCCAAAACCACCATCGCCTACAAAACCAAGGGAGGCCACACCATGATCCAGGTGTTCGACACCATGGGCCGCCTCATCAGCACGCCGGTAGACAAAGTGCATGCCGCCGGTGACTACACCATCCCGTTCGACGGGGAGCGCCTCGCCAACGGCGTGTATTACGCCCGCCTGCAAAACGGGCCCATCCAGCAGGTGAGGAGCATGCTGAAGGTGAGATAA
- a CDS encoding DUF1800 domain-containing protein yields MDRRDFLTLAPSRKKTSKPAAARTYSGLAPYTGEWGTAQVVHLLKRAMFGAAPADVKHFRAMSMDQAVDALIQNNTVTPAPPVNNYSQGAPDSTGVAPGATWVTAPEGDEDLNNDRRTSYKAWWTGVMLSQQRTIHEKLVLFWHNHWATETQTIGDARFMYLHNVTLRQYALGNFRAMAKAITLDPAMLVYLNGYLNEKTAADENYARELLELFTCGKGPASLYQEEDVRAGAHVLTGYKVDKINIRSYFDPSKHDITNKQFSPWFSNKVISGKTGEMGATELDDMLQIIFAQHEVAKFICRKFYQFFIYYEIDDATETNVIEPLAKIFRDANYEIKPLLLALFKCEHFYDPLNMSCLIKSPVDFTVGLCREFGVTVAPAADYANAYPQWQALQSAAGRQQQNIGDPPGVSGWEAYYLAPQFHELWINTDTLPQRNMFADQMIGNGYRGLRIDPIAFAEQLSDPSNPVLLVRDSLDILYRMGVSDTTKSFLKDNILLGGTEQDYYWTQAWNVYKADTSNAANKAVVVQHLRALYKYIMNLSEYHLA; encoded by the coding sequence ATGGACCGTAGAGACTTCTTAACACTAGCCCCCTCCCGCAAAAAAACGTCGAAACCGGCGGCTGCCAGAACATATTCCGGCCTTGCGCCTTACACCGGCGAATGGGGAACGGCACAGGTGGTGCATTTGCTGAAACGCGCCATGTTCGGCGCCGCGCCGGCGGATGTGAAGCACTTCAGGGCAATGTCGATGGACCAGGCCGTGGATGCCCTGATCCAGAACAACACCGTTACGCCGGCTCCGCCCGTGAATAATTACAGCCAGGGTGCGCCGGACAGTACCGGTGTGGCGCCGGGCGCCACATGGGTGACCGCGCCGGAAGGGGACGAAGATCTCAACAACGACCGCCGCACGTCCTACAAAGCATGGTGGACGGGCGTGATGCTCAGTCAGCAGCGCACCATCCACGAAAAGCTGGTGCTTTTCTGGCATAACCACTGGGCTACCGAAACACAAACGATCGGGGATGCGCGTTTTATGTACCTGCATAACGTAACCCTTCGCCAATATGCGCTCGGCAATTTCAGGGCCATGGCCAAAGCCATTACCCTGGATCCCGCCATGCTCGTATATCTCAACGGATACCTGAATGAGAAAACCGCGGCCGACGAAAACTACGCGCGCGAACTGCTCGAACTGTTCACCTGCGGTAAAGGCCCCGCCTCGCTGTACCAGGAGGAAGACGTACGCGCCGGCGCGCACGTGCTCACCGGTTACAAAGTGGACAAGATCAACATCCGTTCTTATTTCGATCCCAGCAAACACGATATCACCAACAAACAGTTTTCTCCCTGGTTTTCCAACAAGGTGATCAGCGGGAAAACAGGCGAGATGGGCGCTACGGAGCTAGACGATATGCTCCAGATAATTTTCGCGCAGCACGAAGTGGCGAAGTTCATCTGCCGGAAATTCTACCAGTTTTTTATTTACTACGAAATAGACGATGCTACCGAAACCAATGTGATCGAGCCGTTGGCGAAAATATTCCGAGATGCGAATTATGAAATAAAACCTTTGTTGCTGGCGCTGTTCAAGTGCGAGCACTTTTATGATCCGCTGAACATGAGCTGCCTGATCAAAAGTCCCGTAGATTTCACCGTGGGCCTTTGCCGCGAATTCGGCGTCACCGTCGCTCCCGCGGCCGATTACGCCAACGCCTATCCGCAATGGCAGGCCCTGCAAAGCGCCGCCGGCCGGCAGCAGCAGAACATCGGTGATCCGCCGGGCGTGTCCGGCTGGGAAGCGTATTACCTCGCCCCGCAGTTTCATGAGCTCTGGATCAATACCGATACGCTGCCGCAGCGGAACATGTTTGCCGACCAGATGATCGGCAACGGTTACCGCGGTTTGCGCATCGACCCGATCGCATTCGCCGAACAGTTGTCCGATCCCTCCAACCCCGTGCTGCTCGTCAGGGATTCGCTCGATATCCTGTACAGGATGGGCGTGAGCGATACCACCAAAAGTTTCCTGAAAGACAATATCCTCCTCGGCGGTACAGAACAGGATTATTACTGGACGCAGGCATGGAACGTGTACAAGGCGGATACGTCCAACGCCGCCAATAAGGCCGTTGTGGTGCAGCACCTCCGCGCGTTGTACAAATACATCATGAACCTGTCTGAATACCATTTAGCCTGA
- a CDS encoding thiolase family protein produces the protein MQDAYIVAGFRTAVTKSKKGGFRFYRPDDLAVEVITGLLKTIPQLEPNRVDDLIVGNAVPEAEQGLQIGRMISVRALGIEVPGMTVNRYCASGLETIGIATAKIQSGQAHCIIAGGTESMSLVPVAGWKTVPAYSVASTTPDYYLSMGNTAEAVAKEFSVSREQQDEFSFRSHQRAINAIQNGYFKGGILPINVEEIYLNEKGKKQARNFVVDTDEGPRHDTSLEVLAKLKPVFAAGGTVTAGNSSQTSDGAAFVVVMSEKMMKELNLQPIGRLVSCVSAGVHPRIMGIGPVAAVPKALQVAGKTLQDIDLVELNEAFASQSVAVIRELGLDPEKVNINGGAIALGHPLGCTGAKLTIQLLQDMKRLNKKYGIVTACVGGGQGIAGVIENLA, from the coding sequence ATGCAGGACGCATATATAGTAGCAGGATTCAGAACAGCGGTAACGAAATCGAAGAAAGGCGGATTCCGTTTTTACCGGCCGGACGATCTGGCCGTGGAGGTGATCACGGGTTTGCTCAAAACCATCCCGCAGCTGGAGCCGAACAGGGTGGATGATCTGATTGTGGGCAACGCGGTGCCGGAAGCGGAACAGGGCCTGCAGATCGGCCGGATGATTTCCGTGCGCGCGCTGGGTATCGAGGTGCCCGGCATGACGGTGAACCGGTATTGCGCCTCCGGCCTTGAAACCATCGGCATCGCCACCGCCAAAATCCAGAGCGGCCAGGCGCATTGCATCATCGCCGGCGGTACCGAAAGCATGAGCCTGGTGCCGGTAGCAGGATGGAAAACAGTGCCCGCTTACAGTGTGGCTTCCACCACGCCGGACTATTACCTCAGCATGGGCAACACCGCAGAGGCCGTGGCGAAAGAGTTTTCCGTGAGCCGCGAGCAGCAGGACGAATTTTCGTTCCGCTCCCATCAACGCGCCATCAACGCCATCCAGAACGGATATTTCAAAGGAGGCATTCTGCCCATTAACGTGGAAGAAATATATCTCAACGAAAAAGGGAAAAAACAGGCCCGCAATTTTGTGGTGGATACCGACGAAGGGCCGCGCCACGATACTTCGCTCGAGGTGCTCGCCAAACTCAAGCCCGTATTCGCCGCCGGCGGAACGGTAACGGCCGGTAACTCCTCGCAGACCAGCGACGGCGCCGCGTTTGTGGTAGTGATGAGTGAAAAGATGATGAAAGAGCTGAACCTGCAGCCCATCGGGCGGCTGGTATCCTGCGTGAGCGCAGGCGTGCATCCCCGCATCATGGGCATCGGCCCCGTGGCCGCGGTGCCCAAAGCCCTGCAGGTAGCCGGCAAAACGTTGCAGGACATCGACCTCGTGGAGTTGAACGAAGCCTTCGCTTCCCAGTCCGTAGCCGTTATCCGCGAACTGGGCCTCGACCCTGAAAAAGTGAATATCAACGGCGGCGCCATCGCCCTCGGCCACCCGCTCGGCTGTACCGGCGCCAAGCTCACCATTCAATTGTTGCAGGACATGAAACGCCTGAACAAAAAATACGGCATCGTGACCGCCTGCGTCGGCGGCGGGCAGGGCATCGCCGGTGTGATCGAGAATCTTGCGTAA
- a CDS encoding DUF4249 domain-containing protein, translated as MKKTAAFISAILLLAACEKSVHIPIPYDGDKIVVNSLMQPDSVLYIRVTRSQPPGATSFPAIRDAGVTVKAGDLEVPLQWQEIGGKGYFVSTQPVSAALRYTIQVAADGLDTVRAADTLPRRPVLADPFAQVQGNRVKFTLKDVRGKDFYRFRLYAGEMNAAGRIVPVKRLRYRFDPSYNNSFTDLITNNYLESTLIPDERFDGHNIAVVMQTERVSQPGDFLVLEVTGLTWHSWQYLKTLELQNANEGNLLVEQNRVHTNVAGGYGIFGGVNAAHLNIEIK; from the coding sequence ATGAAAAAAACAGCAGCATTCATATCCGCCATTTTGTTGCTCGCGGCCTGCGAGAAGAGTGTGCATATACCCATTCCGTACGACGGCGATAAAATCGTGGTAAACAGCCTGATGCAGCCCGACAGTGTGCTGTACATCCGCGTTACGCGCTCGCAGCCGCCCGGCGCCACCAGCTTTCCCGCCATCAGGGATGCCGGCGTCACCGTGAAAGCCGGCGATCTGGAAGTGCCGTTGCAATGGCAGGAGATCGGCGGGAAGGGATACTTCGTTTCCACGCAGCCGGTGTCCGCCGCGCTGCGTTACACCATCCAGGTGGCGGCAGACGGTCTTGACACCGTGCGGGCGGCAGATACATTGCCCCGCCGCCCCGTGCTGGCCGACCCGTTCGCGCAGGTCCAGGGCAACCGTGTGAAGTTTACGCTGAAAGATGTGCGGGGGAAGGATTTTTACCGCTTCCGGCTGTACGCCGGGGAGATGAACGCGGCGGGGCGGATAGTGCCCGTGAAACGGCTGCGCTACAGGTTCGATCCCTCTTACAATAACAGCTTCACCGACCTGATCACCAACAACTACCTCGAAAGCACCCTCATCCCGGACGAGCGTTTCGACGGCCACAACATCGCCGTCGTGATGCAGACCGAACGGGTCAGCCAGCCCGGCGATTTCCTGGTGCTGGAAGTGACCGGCCTCACCTGGCACAGCTGGCAGTATCTCAAAACGCTCGAGCTGCAGAACGCCAATGAAGGCAACCTGCTGGTGGAGCAAAACCGTGTGCATACCAATGTGGCCGGCGGTTACGGTATATTCGGCGGGGTGAACGCCGCACATTTGAACATCGAGATCAAATAA